From Qipengyuania sp. HL-TH1:
GTCGGCCACCACTCAATACGTGATGGCCGACCGTCGATCTACTCCGCGTCGCCCGTCCAATCGTCGTAGTCGTCGGGGAGATGGCTCAGATCTTCAGGTGGCTTCGCGAATGTTTCCCATTCTTCCGCCGTCATCATGTCGGTCCGGATGCTTTTCTGCAGTTGGTTGTTCCAGTCGGGAATGGCGGAGATGCGAACCAACATCACCTCGACCTTGCCCTTGTCGTAGATTTCGAACGTCCGCGTCTTCGCCAGTTCGACATAATTGCCAAGATCCTGCGCCAGCTCGTCGACCGAGATGCGGAAACATGCATGTGGTTTCATGGAGTTAGAACCTTTCGATTGCGTACAACAATCCCGCCGACCGCGGAGCCGCGTGGGCGATGCAGTCGGGCAGGCAAAAGGCTCGTGCCGAGAGTGATAGCCGATCGGGAGCGGAAGGAAAGCCCCGCTCCGTTAGCGCTCAAGCTGGCGCATCAGGTAACCGGCACCGGCCGGCGTGGCGTTCACCGCGATCGCGAGCTTGTTGCGTGTCAGCGACGGCAGAGCGACCCGCAGCTCGGCCGCATCGACCAAGCGGCTGCGCGCGGTCCGCCGATATCGCTCATGCAACCGCGACATTTCTCGCTCCATGCGATCGAGCGAGCGAGCAGCAAGCGGCGCCTGACTGAACAGGCACTCGGCAAGCAGGTCACGCCATTCCGCGAACGACGAGCACAGAAATTTGTGCCGGGGGACGAGCGAGGGAAGCAGGTTCGCGCTGAGTCCCGAGCGCTGTAGCAGTGTCGGTACCATTATCATCACCAGCCAGGCACGGAGATGGTCGTGGCCGAAGGAGATGGTGCGCCCGTCGGGGAGAGTCGCAACCAGCTCGGAATGATCCGCGGCGCGGCGAACCAACCGCGCCATCTGGGCAAGCCTACCCGAGATTGACGTCAGCGATGGCTCGAGCCCAGGCTCATCCGTAATCTTGCGGAGACCGCGCCACAGCGGGCCGTAATGGACGAGGTCGGCACCCGACCAGGTCGACGCCTCGGCTTCAGCGTCGAACAAGCCTTGCAGCAACCGACGAACCTGGCGATCGCGCCCGGCGGACGCGGGCGCAAGGCTGGCGAAGAAGAAATGGACGATTGCCGCCACTCCAAGCGGATCATTCAGCCCCTCGCTCGCGCGCGGCGGTGAACCCGACCCAGCGACCCACGCCTCGATTGCGTTTGCATCGGTCGGCACTCCCGCGTTGCACGCGGTGATCGCCGCGCCTTCGAAACGCGCACGGATGCTCCAGGCCGTGCGCGCCGGACTGTGGGTCAGGCGCCCGTCGAGCCGTCCGAGGGCGAGGAGAGGGTCTAGGCGTTCCATATATATGCGTGGTCGAATATCCAACGATTCTAGTCGCATATGGATTCCGCAGGAAAGCAAAAAGTGGGTTAGCTTTCGCCCACTCGTACGGTTCGCGAGCGCACATGTGATAAGGGGAACTTATCACATGTTGCAGAACCGCCCGGATGGACTAGTGTTGCGCCGACATGACCGAAGTCCCGCCCCCTTCCGCGTCGCCCGGTAGCGCCCTTACCGAGCTTCAAACCGACCTCGCACTCGCGCTGCGCGCGCCGAACGTCGCCATGGATCGCGAGCTTCTCGCCGCCTACGTCGAGGCGGCCGCGCCGAACTCGATCCGCGCGCTGCGGCAGGACGTCGAGACGTTCAACCTGTGGTGCCGGCGCAGCGATACCCGCGCGTTCCCTGCGACGCCCGGGATGGTCGCGGACTGGCTGAAGCATCGCGCGAGCGAAGGCGCAGCGCCCGCCTCGCTGGTGCGGTACAAGGCATCGATCGCCAAGGCGCATCGGCTGCTCGGGCTCGACGATCCGACCAAGCATGAAATCTGCCGGCTCGCGATCGCGGCGCACCGCCGCAAGGTGGGCTCGCGGCAGAAGCAGGCTCGGCCGTTGCGGTTCCGCGGCGCGGTCAAAGATCCGGTCCAGGACACGCCGCGCGGCATCCATATCCGCGCGATCCTCGGAGCCTGCGATGATACACCGACCGGGCTGCGCAATCGCGCGCTGCTCTCGGTCGCCTACGATACCGGCCTGCGCGCGAGCGAGTTGGTCGCCGTCGCAGTCGAGGATATCGTCGAGGCGCTCGATCCCGACGCGCGGCTGCTCCGGATCGGGCGGCACAAGGGCGACCAGGACGGCGAAGGCTCGACCGCCTACCTCTCGCCGCGCAGCGTCCAAGCGCTCGAGGTGTGGCTGCGCGTCGCAAACATCACCGAGGGGCCAGTGTTCCGGCGCGTGATCGTGCGCCGCTACGCCGCCCGGCCCGCGCGCAGGCGGATCGATCCGAACACGGTTTCGGGCCGAGCGATCTGGGATCCGCGTAAGTTTGCAGCGAAGGCGGCGGTCGCGGCGCGGACCGAATATCACGTCGGTGACAAGGCGCTTCCCCCAGGCTCGGTCACGCCGATCGTGCGCGGAATGATTGCTTCCGCGATCGAAGCGGGCGCGTTCGGCGATCTCGACAAGGGACAGGCGAAGGGACTCGTCGTCGGGTTCAGCGCGCATTCGACGCGCGTCGGGTTGAACCAGGATTTGTTCGCGGTTGGCGAGACGCTAGCCGGGATCATGGACGCACTGCGGTGGAAGTCTGCGAAGATGCCACTTGCATACAACCGCAATCTTGCTGCCGAAGCTGGGGCAGCAGGTCGGCTTCTATCGAAGCTAGATTAAGGCTCTCGGCAGGTGCTATTACGCGGCTGTCACCGGCAGCTTTGCGCCCCAATCGCGGTCGTTTAGCACTTGGACGTCGATCCCCAAAAGCGGACATCCTTCAAATGGCTACATTCAATCTTCGAGCTTGATTTCGTTGCTCGCCCATCAGTGGTGCTGAGTCAGCGCGTAGATCTGCCGTCAGTTTTCCGCATCCTCGTCGGGAAGTTCCGCCTCCAATGATGCGAGGCGGGTCTCGAGCTCGTCCTGAACGAGTTTCGCCATATTGGCGAAGCGCTCGAGACGTTCGATCTGCGACCGCACGCCGTTCACCTCGTCCACGAGCCTGCGGTGTTCGTCCTTCTCGGCGTCGCCGGTTACGTAGACGATCTGACGCAAGGTGGCGATGTCGCGGCCGGCGAGCCCCATCCCGGAAGCGCGTTTCACCCAGGCGCGGGTCTGGTCCGGAATCTCCTCGATGGCACGGGACAACAGGTGACGAAGCACTTGGCGCGCCACTCGATCGAAAAGGACGACGACGTCGAGCACCTTGCGTTCCGCGGGCTTCGACTGGTCGTCCCAGTCGAGGGCGAGGCGGTTGTAGAAAGGTTGCGTCGCATCGGGATCGAGTGCGGTGATCACATCCAGCACTCGCTCCGCGGCTTCGAACGGGCGTGCACCATGCGGAAGGCAATTCCGATGCCGCCAAACCTCTAGGATCGCGGTGACGCATCGATCCTCGGCCGCAACGCGCGCATCGTCTGCCGCCGATTTCGCCGCTTCGATCAGTTTCGCGAGATGGTGCGCCATCCAACGGCCAAGGACATCATTCGACTGGTCGAGGCCTAGCTCGGCGACGAGGGCCTCTCCGAGTTCGATAATTTCGCGCAGTTGCTTTGGCGGGCTGGCCGGAGCGGAGGACGACGTACCGCGTGTTCCTGAGCTCATCGAAGGGTTCCTTGTCCATGTAGCGGGTGTATCGCGTCTCGATCCGCTCGGCTCTCAGACGCACCTCGAAGAGGAGATCGCGCCGCTCGCGCCGCATCAGGGCGTCGAGCGCACCGCCGGAAGCG
This genomic window contains:
- a CDS encoding tyrosine-type recombinase/integrase, with amino-acid sequence MTEVPPPSASPGSALTELQTDLALALRAPNVAMDRELLAAYVEAAAPNSIRALRQDVETFNLWCRRSDTRAFPATPGMVADWLKHRASEGAAPASLVRYKASIAKAHRLLGLDDPTKHEICRLAIAAHRRKVGSRQKQARPLRFRGAVKDPVQDTPRGIHIRAILGACDDTPTGLRNRALLSVAYDTGLRASELVAVAVEDIVEALDPDARLLRIGRHKGDQDGEGSTAYLSPRSVQALEVWLRVANITEGPVFRRVIVRRYAARPARRRIDPNTVSGRAIWDPRKFAAKAAVAARTEYHVGDKALPPGSVTPIVRGMIASAIEAGAFGDLDKGQAKGLVVGFSAHSTRVGLNQDLFAVGETLAGIMDALRWKSAKMPLAYNRNLAAEAGAAGRLLSKLD